The stretch of DNA CTCGGCTCCGTCCAGTCCGCGCTCGTTGAGGCTGCGTTTGGCGGCAAACAGAGAGTCGACGCCGAACATGGGCAGCGCTTGCAGGTTCGCGGTCAGGTCTTTCTGCTGCAAGCGAGTGGCATGCTGCTCAGGGACCAGCTGAAACACGCCGTCATCGAGGAACAACAGCCCGAGCGGCAGTTCGAAAGCGCCTCCGGCCAGAGCGATGTCCAGCGCCTCACGTGCCGATGGGCCGGACCAGGGCGACTGCCGCGTGATGATGAGCATCGAGTGCGCCATCAGTGACCTCCGAAGCAGACCAAGCGATCCGCTTGCTGGCTGGCTTCATGCAACTGCCCGAGGCCGGATAGCTC from Pseudomonas sp. DNDY-54 encodes:
- the tusC gene encoding sulfurtransferase complex subunit TusC yields the protein MAHSMLIITRQSPWSGPSAREALDIALAGGAFELPLGLLFLDDGVFQLVPEQHATRLQQKDLTANLQALPMFGVDSLFAAKRSLNERGLDGAELSLPVELLDDLDVSALINRYNHVITL